In the genome of Deltaproteobacteria bacterium, the window GCATGGCACGTCCACTGCGCTACTCGGAGCCCTGGCAACCCGTCGAGATCACCGCCCGCACCACCCAGGGGCGCTTTCTCCTCAAACCCTGCAAGAGGCTCAACGCCCTCATCGCCGGCATCCTCGCCATCGCCAAGGAACGCTACGACGTCCACATCTATAACTTCGTCTTCCTCTCCAACCACTTTCACCTCCTCGCCGCCGCTGCCTCTCCGAGGGTTCTCTCGTCCTTCATGGGCTTCGTCATGGGCAACATCGCCCGGGAGGCCGGCCGTCTCTACGGATGGGAGGGACCCTTCTGGGCCCGGCGCCATCGGGTGATCCCCATCGTCGATGAAGCCTCTCTCATCGAGCGGATGCGCTACATCTTCGAGAACGGCTGCAAGGAAGGCCTCGTCACCCATCCGGCGCTCTGGCCCGGCCTCAACGCCGTCGAGGCCCTCACGAGGGGTACTCCGACCGAGGGTCTCTGGGTGGACCGGACCTCGTTCTACCGGGCACGCAGGCAGGGAAGGCTGGACCTGACGGAGGAGGACTTCA includes:
- a CDS encoding transposase, with amino-acid sequence MARPLRYSEPWQPVEITARTTQGRFLLKPCKRLNALIAGILAIAKERYDVHIYNFVFLSNHFHLLAAAASPRVLSSFMGFVMGNIAREAGRLYGWEGPFWARRHRVIPIVDEASLIERMRYIFENGCKEGLVTHPALWPGLNAVEALTRGTPTEGLWVDRTSFYRARRQGRLDLTEEDF